TACATGCTCCTCAGACACGTCAACGCCGAAGCTGCGTCGGCCATGGTCGTCTTCGTGGCGCTCGCCGCTGCGATCCTGAGCATCAACACGCTTAACCACTTCGCCGCACTGATGGTCGCCACGCAGGAACGGCTCGCCAGCCTCGGCGGGTCTGACGCCCTGGTGCTGATGGTCCTCGACCTGCACGAACACGGCTACCGGATCGCCCAGATCTTCTTCGGGTTGTGGCTGCTGCCACTGGGGTACCTCGCCTACAGGTCCTCGTACTTCCCCCGGCCCCTGGGCGTCCTGCTGATGGTCGCAGCCCTCACCCACCTGGTCGAGATGCTCACCCACTTCCTGCTCCCCGACCTCGGACCCACCATCATCCTCGCCATACAAGCGCCAGCGATCGTCGCGGAGTTCTGGATGATCGGATACCTGCTGATCAAGGGCGTACGGACTCCCAGTCGCAAAGAGTCTGTCCCCGACGCCGCTTCCGCATCCTGAAGCAACTCTGGAGAACCGAGATCATGCGCGTCGTCGACGAACACCCGGCCTTGCATTCCCGCCAGCCACAGCGGTAGGAAGAAGGTCGAGAAAGCGCGCGAGGGTCCCCAGGAGACCGGCGGTGACATCGTGAAAGCGATCGTCCGCGAGCGGTACGGCCGACCCGGGGAGGTCCTCGAGCTCCGTGACGTCGACGTGCCCACGATCGACGACGGCGAGGTACTGGTGCGAGTGGCAGCAGCCAGCGTCAACGCCGGAGATACGGCGATCGTGGAAGGCAGCCCCTACGTCATCCGCCCCGTGTACGGCGTCACGAGGCCGAGGCGGCGGGTCATCGGTCAGGACCTCGCCGGCACGGTCGAACAGGTCGGCGCCAAGGTCAAACGGTTCAGCCCGGGTGACGAGGTGTTCGGAGGTGCCTTCGGGTCGTTCGCCGAGTACGCCGCGGCACCGGAGAAGCGATTGGCCCGCAAGCCTGCCGGTCTCGGCTTCGAGGTGGCGGCCGCCGTCCCGATCGCCGGGCTCACGGCCCTGCAAGGGCTGCGCGACGCTGCCCGCGTCGAGGCTGGCCAGCGGGTGCTCATCAACGGGGCATCGGGGGGTGTCGGGACCTACGCGGTCCAGGTCGCCAAGGCACTAGGAGCCGAGGTGACCGCGGTCTGCAGCACACGCAACGTGGACCAAACCCGGGCGATCGGTGCCGACCACGTCATCGACTACACCGAAGAGGACTTCACC
The Actinomycetota bacterium DNA segment above includes these coding regions:
- a CDS encoding NAD(P)-dependent alcohol dehydrogenase; the encoded protein is MKAIVRERYGRPGEVLELRDVDVPTIDDGEVLVRVAAASVNAGDTAIVEGSPYVIRPVYGVTRPRRRVIGQDLAGTVEQVGAKVKRFSPGDEVFGGAFGSFAEYAAAPEKRLARKPAGLGFEVAAAVPIAGLTALQGLRDAARVEAGQRVLINGASGGVGTYAVQVAKALGAEVTAVCSTRNVDQTRAIGADHVIDYTEEDFTAGAARYDVVFDNAASQSLAATLQVLTHGGILVPNAGMLDRRWLANLPRLFGAAASTVGSRKRARFSLQAWRPDDLLTLGAWIEVGTVSPVIERTYPLSETPAAVAYVGEGHARGKAVITV